Part of the Pseudomonas sp. P8_241 genome is shown below.
CGCCGAGGCCACCGGTGAACAGGCCGTAGCCATAGGAAATGTGCACCTTGTCGCCACGGCGGCCACCGGCGGCGCGGATCGAACGCGCCACCACGTTGGCCCAGGTGTCGATGTCGTTCTGGGTGTAGCCGACCACGGTCGGTTTGCCGGTGGTGCCGCTGGACGCGTGCAGGCGCACGATGTCGTTCATCGGCACGGCAAACATGCCGTAGGGGTAGTTGTCGCGCAGGTCGGACTTGGTGGTGAAGGGGAACTTCGCCAGGTCGTCCAGGGACTTGATGTCGTCCGGGTGCACGCCCAGCGCATCGAAACGCTGACGGTACAGCGGCACGTTGTTGTAGGCGTGGTTCAGGCTCCAGCGCAGGCGCTCCAGCTGATGCTGGCGCAGCTCGTCGATGCTGGCGGTTTCCAGCGGGTCCAGCACAGGATTGAGCTCTGCTTGGGCTATTGGCATGTTCATGTGTTCACTCGAATTGTTTTTGTGTTCCAGCCCTTTTGCACAAGGGCTTTGAGTGCATGTCCCAAGGATACCTCTCGGCTCCTCGGGAATCGCGATTCTTTAGTGGGATAGACGTTCGATGATCAGCGCGATCCCTTGGCCGACGCCGATGCACATGGTGCACAGGGCGTAGCGGCCATTACGTTCCTCCAGCTCATGCAGGGCGGTGGTCACCAAGCGCGCGCCGCTCATGCCCAATGGATGGCCCAGGGCAATGGCGCCGCCGTTGGGGTTGACTCGCGGGTCGGTGTCGCTCAGGCCCAGTTCACGCAACACGGCAAGGCCTTGGGCGGCGAAGGCTTCGTTGAGTTCGATCACGTCCATGTCGGCCAGGCTCAGGTTGGCTACTTCCAGCACTTTGCGCGTAGCCGGGACTGGGCCGATGCCCATGATCCGTGGTTCGACGCCAGCGGTGGCCATGGCGACAACGCGGCCCCGGGCGGTCAATCCGTGTCGTTTGGCGGCTTCGGGGCTGGCCAGCAGCAGCGCGCAGGCGCCGTCGTTAACGCCAGAAGCGTTGCCGGCGGTGATGCTGCCGCCTTCGCGGAATGGCGTGCCGAGTTTGGCCAGTTGCTCAAGGGTGGTGTCGCCGCGCGGGTGTTCGTCGTGCTCGACCACTTTGGCCGGGCCTTTGCGCTGGGGAATTTCCACCGCGACGATTTCCTTGGCCAGGCGTCCATTGGCCTGGGCGGCAGCAGCACGTTGCTGGCTGCGCAGGGCGAAGGCGTCCTGGTCGGCTCGGGAAATGTTGAATTGTGCGGCGACGTTTTCCGCCGTTTCCGGCATGGAGTCGATGCCGTAGGCCTTTTTCATCAGCGGGTTGACGAAGCGCCAGCCGATGGTGGTGTCGAAGATCTCGGCCGACCGGGAAAACGCCTGCTCGGCCTTGCCCATCACCAGCGGTGCGCGGGACATGGATTCAACGCCGCCCACCAGCATCAGCCCGGTTTCGCCGCTGCGAATGGCCCGGGCGGCGGTGCCGATGGCATCCAGCCCGGAGCCGCACAGGCGGTTGAGGGTGGTGCCCGGCACACTGACCGGCAGCCCGGCCAGCAACGCCGACATACGCGCCACGTTGCGGTTGTCTTCGCCGGCCTGGTTGGCGCAGCCGTAGATCACGTCGTCGACGCTGCTCCAGTCCACTTGCGGGTGACGGCGCAGCAATTCACGCAACGGCACCGCGCCGAGGTCGTCGGCACGCACGCCGCTCAGGACGCCGGCGTAGCGGCCAATCGGGGTGCGGACTGCGTCGATGATCAGGGCGTCATTCATTCGGATTCTCCCGCGTCAGCACCGGGCCGCGCACTTTGTAGGATTTGCCATGGAACAGGGCGATCAACTGGCCCTGCTGATTTTCAATGCGTACGTCGTAGTTGCCGGTGCGCCCGGAGCGGCTTTGTTCAATGCAGTCGGCGTTCAGTGTGTCGCCCAGGCGAGCTGGGGCGATGTAATCGATGCTGCAACCAATGGCCACGGTCGCTTCGTTGTAGCTGTTGCAGGCAAAGGCGAATGCCGAGTCGGCGAGGGCGAACAGGTAGCCGCCGTGGCAGGTGCCGTGGCCCTGGACCATGTCGGCCCGCACGGTCATGCCCACGCGGGCGCAGCCGGGACCGGCCGAGAGCAGGCGCATGCCCATCCCCAGGCTGGCGGCGTCACGCTGGAGCAAGGCCTGGGCGCATTCGCTGGCCAACGTCATGGCTTCATGGTTAGTCATGGAAGTTTCTCCCTTCGGCGACGCGACGGCGCAGCAGCAGCGACGGCCGGTAGCGTTCTTCGCCGTAACTGGCTTGCAGGTTTTCCAGGGTTTGAAGAATGTGCGGCAGGCCGACGGCATCGGCCCAGGCCAGCGGCCCCTGTGGATAATTGACCCCGGCGCGCATCGCCAGATCGATGTCGGCGGCGCAGGCCACGCCTTGCAGCAGCGCGTCGGCCGCTTCGTTGGCGAGCATCGCCACGGTGCGCAGGACGGCGAGGGCAGGGCTGTCACTGAGCAGGCTGACTTTGCAACCAGCCCGCTGCAACAGGGCGACGCCTTGTTCGAGTGCGACCGGATCGATGCCAGCCGAGTGGCTGATGGCGATGCGTTTGGCCTGTGCATAATCCGCCGCCAGATCCAGCAGGATCAGGTTGCGCAGTCCATCTTCCCTGGCGCGCTGGCAGGCCATGCGCCCGTCACTCAGGGCCATTACGGCATCGCCGACTCGCAGCAAGCCTTGCCCGTCACGCCGGATGATTTCGATGCCGTGTTCCTGCAAGCGTGGAATCAGGCCTTGGGCGATGCCCAGATCACCTTCGATCACGCAAGCCTGGATGGCCGCATCGCTGCTGATTTCGGCAGGCTGCGGCCGCACCGCGCCCTGTGCATAACTGTAGAAGCCCTGACCGCTCTTGCGTCCAAAGCGTCCACCGTCCACCAGCTCTTTCTGGATTAGCGACGGCAGGAAGCGAGTGTCCTGGTAATAGGCATCGAACACCGAACAGGTCACGGCGTAGTTGACGTCGTGGCCGATCAAATCGGTCAGCTCGAAGGCGCCCATGGCAAAGCCGCCGGCCTCGCGCATCAACGCATCCAGTGTCGGGCAGTCGGCCGCGCCTTCCTGAAGCATCCGCAG
Proteins encoded:
- the pcaF gene encoding 3-oxoadipyl-CoA thiolase; translated protein: MNDALIIDAVRTPIGRYAGVLSGVRADDLGAVPLRELLRRHPQVDWSSVDDVIYGCANQAGEDNRNVARMSALLAGLPVSVPGTTLNRLCGSGLDAIGTAARAIRSGETGLMLVGGVESMSRAPLVMGKAEQAFSRSAEIFDTTIGWRFVNPLMKKAYGIDSMPETAENVAAQFNISRADQDAFALRSQQRAAAAQANGRLAKEIVAVEIPQRKGPAKVVEHDEHPRGDTTLEQLAKLGTPFREGGSITAGNASGVNDGACALLLASPEAAKRHGLTARGRVVAMATAGVEPRIMGIGPVPATRKVLEVANLSLADMDVIELNEAFAAQGLAVLRELGLSDTDPRVNPNGGAIALGHPLGMSGARLVTTALHELEERNGRYALCTMCIGVGQGIALIIERLSH
- the paaI gene encoding hydroxyphenylacetyl-CoA thioesterase PaaI, coding for MTNHEAMTLASECAQALLQRDAASLGMGMRLLSAGPGCARVGMTVRADMVQGHGTCHGGYLFALADSAFAFACNSYNEATVAIGCSIDYIAPARLGDTLNADCIEQSRSGRTGNYDVRIENQQGQLIALFHGKSYKVRGPVLTRENPNE
- the paaH gene encoding 3-hydroxyacyl-CoA dehydrogenase PaaH, translated to MTALNISARIAVIGAGAMGAGIAQVAAQAGHPVLLLDNRPGAAAQAIEGIDRQLGKRVESGKLSAESRSATIARLQAAQAIEALADCDLIIEAIVENLEVKRALFRQLEAICGKHCILASNTSSLSITSIGAQLEYPERLLGLHFFNPAPVMALVEIVSGLASDPALAECLYDTAKAWGKKPVHTRSTPGFIVNRVARPFYAESLRMLQEGAADCPTLDALMREAGGFAMGAFELTDLIGHDVNYAVTCSVFDAYYQDTRFLPSLIQKELVDGGRFGRKSGQGFYSYAQGAVRPQPAEISSDAAIQACVIEGDLGIAQGLIPRLQEHGIEIIRRDGQGLLRVGDAVMALSDGRMACQRAREDGLRNLILLDLAADYAQAKRIAISHSAGIDPVALEQGVALLQRAGCKVSLLSDSPALAVLRTVAMLANEAADALLQGVACAADIDLAMRAGVNYPQGPLAWADAVGLPHILQTLENLQASYGEERYRPSLLLRRRVAEGRNFHD